CGTCGTTCCGTTCCGGCAGGGCCGGCACATCGCTTCGCGGAGACACGGTCGAGGCTGGGGAGTGACGAAGGCGAAAGGGAGCGCGACGGGGCCGGAACAGCCCGGACCCACCGAGTTCCGCGACCCGCGGCTCGCTTACGAAGTCAAGCGCGCCGCAATCTGGCTCGGCATGGCGCTCGCAATCGTCGGGGTCATCGTCCTGGCGCAACCGATCATGCTGATCATCGGCGGGCTGGTGTTCGCGGTCATCCTCGATGGTGGCACCCGCCTTCTCGGTCGAGTCATGCCGGCCCCGCGCGGCATCAGGCTAACCTTGGTAACCCTCGCCGGCTTCGGGTTCGTCGCGTGGGTCTTCTATTACGCCGGGACGACGCTCATCGCCCAGGCGGAGACACTGCGAATGGTCATCATGGAGCAAGCCAATCGCCTGCTCGCCTGGGCCCAGTCCATGGGTCTCGTCGACAAGGGCCAGCGTTTCGACTTCAGCAATCAGGTTCTCGGCGGAGTGGGAAGGCTGACCAGTGCGGTGGGCAGCGCGATCGGCGCCGTCACTTCGCTTCTGATGGTCGTCGTCATCGGCATTTTTGTCGCGATCGAGCCTAAGCTTTACGATCGCGGCGTGGCGTGGATGCTCCCGCTTGAGAATCGCGCGAGCTTTTACGAGATCTCGAACAGGGTCGGCTTCACCTTGCGCCGGCTGATGGCCGGTCGGCTTCTCGGCATGTTCGTCGAGGGAATCGGAACCTGGCTACTCCTTTGGTGGGCCGGTGTGCCGATGGCGGCACTGCTCGGCCTCCTGACGGGCCTGCTCGCCTTCATCCCCAATATCGGTGCGTTAATCTCCGGCGTCCTTATGGTCGCCGTCGGCTTCTCCGCCGGAGTCGAGCAGGGCCTGTGGGCCATTGCCATCTATTTCATCGTACAGAATGTCGATGGCTATCTGATCATGCCCTATGTCGCGCGCAAGACAGTCGACCTCGCGCCCGCGCTTGTGCTCGGCGCGCAGCTGATTTTCGGCGCGCTGTTTGGAATTCTTGGGCTATTCCTGGCCGATCCGATCGTCGCTGCGATTAAGACGACGCTTCAGGAACTCAGCCGAACGAAGAGCGGCGCGAAAACGGGCGCTAATTCCCTGGCTGAGGCTGAGGCTGCGCAGCGCCCGGCTGCCCGCCCATCATCAGGGCGGCGTCGCGCACGACCTGCCTGATCGTCACGTCGAAAATGAGGTCGCTGTTGGGCGGGATCTTGCCGTCCGGCGTGCCGGTCGCGCCATAGGCCAGCGCGGAAGGGATACGGACGCGATAGCTGCCGCCTTCGCGCATCTGCTGGAGCGCTTCGCCGAAACCGGGTATCACCTGCGACGGAATCATCGGGGCCGGCCCACGTCCTTCGGTCGAATCGAAGACGGTGCCGTCGAGCAGGCGTCCTTCATACTCGATGATCGCGCCGTCCATTGCGCGGATCGGCTCGCCGCGGCCTTCCTCGGCGACCCGGATGCTGATTCCGCTGTCGGTGGTCGTCCCGCGCATCGCTCCGGCTCCGGTCCATGCCAGCAGGACGGCGGCACCGACCAAGGCAAGTATACCGAACCAGAATTTCGCCATCGTCCCGCGCTTCAGGGGACGCATGGGGACCTGGGTCACCGACATTGGACGTGCCCCTCTGGGTAAGTGCTTAGCGGGCGCCTTCGCGTTCGAGGCGCTTGCGCTCGAGCTTGCGGGCGCGGCGAATCGCAGCGGCGCGTTCGCGGGCGCGCTTCTCCGAAGGCTTCTCGTAGTGGCGGCGCAGCTTCATCTCGCGATAGACGCCCTCGCGCTGCAGCTTCTTTTTCAGCGCGCGCAGCGCCTGGTCGACATTATTGTCGCGAACGATGATCTGCATAAAGTTCCACCAACTCCTTGATCTTGCGGTGCTCTGAGGAGCGCTTGGCGCATGGCCCAAGGCTGGTCCGGCAGAGCATGTTGCTTCATTCGCCGGGACGATAAGTACGCGGCGTCGGGGCGGCCCATACAGTGAGGTCGCTCGGGTTTCAACCCGTGCCTACGAACCGCAATTGCTGGCTTCACGCGACGAATCGAGCCTATTCCACGACAAACGCGGAAACTGGCACCTTAACGTTATCGGCAGTTAACCTTCGCTCTGGTAAGTTCCAGACATCGATCCGGGAGGGATGATGTCGTTGAATCGTCGAGAAATGTTGCGCCTTGGGGCCGCTGGCGCCGGCGGTCTGTTGCTGTCGGCTGCCGGTCGAACTGCGGACTTGCCCGGGGCCGCGCAGAGCCCCTTCGCGCTCGGCCGCGACCCGCTTCGTCCCGTCCCGCCGCTTCCTGCGGCGCAACCGACCGCTCCCGCTGGAGTGAATCCGGCCCTCTTTCAACGCGCCAAGGCCGCGCTCGATTCGCGTTCGTATATTCGCCAGCGCGATTTCGTTGGCGTTGCCGACTTCACGCTTCCGTCGGCCGAGCCGCGTTTCCACGTCATTCATATGGCCAGCGGGCAGGTCGAATCTTTCCGCGTCGCCCATGGCAGCGGTTCCGATCCCGCGCATAGCGGCTTTCTCGACCATTTCTCGAACCGGCCGGGCTCGGAGGCGACCTCAAACGGCGCTTACATGACTGCCGATACCTATGACGGGAAATACGGCCTCTCGATGAAGGTCCACGGGCTGGACTGGAGCAACAACAACGCCATGGCCCGCGCCATCGTTATCCATAACGCCTGGTATGCGGAACCGGAGATGGTCGCCATCCATGGCAAGCTTGGGCGCAGCCAAGGGTGCTTCGCCTTCAGCCGTGCCGACCACTGGAAGGTTATGAACCGCCTCGGCAGCGGAAGCCTGATCTACGCGGACAAGCTCGCGTAACTAGGCTGGCCGATCTCAGTGCAAAAGAAAAGCCAGGTCGCTGACCTGGCTTTTCGTCATCTCTTAGCGCGCGGCCGTTTGCATTCCGCCCTTCTTCGGCCCGTCCAGCAGGGCTGCGATGACCTCATCGTCCCGATTGTAGAGATCCGAGTAGCGAACAATCGTGCCGTCATTCAGAGCGGCCGCGCTGAAATAGACGATATAGACCGGAAGCGGCTTTACGAAGTTCGCGGTCACCGTCTTGCCGCTGGCGATCTGCTCATCGACCTTTTCGGGCGTCCATTCTCCATTATCGTCCGCCAATAGCAGCTTGGCGAGATCGACAATGTCCTGGGTCCGGACACAGCCGTGGCTCAGCGCGCGCACTTCGCTGTTGAAGCGACTCCGCGCATTGGTGTCGTGAAGGTAGATAGCTTCCGAGTTCGGCATCACGAATTTCATCTTGCCTAGGGCATTTGATGGCCCTGGCGGTTGGCGCCAGCGCTGGACCTTGCCGTCTTTGCCCTTGACGGCGACATAGCCCTTCTTGCCCGCGACCTCGCGGCCGATGCTCGGCGGGACCTCCCACCAGGGATTGATGACAACGCCAGTCGCAGTCGCGCTTATTTGCGGGGTCTTGGTCTTGATCGCGCCGGCGATTGCCCGCCGTTTCCAACGTGTCGCCCCATTTTCCACAAGCGTCGCGTGGAAGGAGGGGACGTTGACGATGATGTACTTGTCGCCAAGGTCCTTCGGAAGCCAGCGCCATCGGTCCATGTTAAGCCGGATGCGGTGGACTGTCTTGGTATCCGCCTTGTCGGCGCGAGCAAGTGCCGCTTTCAGCGACAGATATTGCGGGTGCGTGGGGAGCAATGCGCGGAGCGACCCGATGATATTATGCTCGGCAAGGGCGCGGCGAAGGTAGGCCATTTGCTCTTCTTCGCCGAACTTGTCGTCCTTGATGTGCCACTCGTTACGGTCAGCGCCCCGCACATGGCCTTGGGCCAGGTCGGACGCGATTCGTCGATAGAGGTCGGTCGCCGCCTTCGACATCGCCATCGGGTCACCCTGACGCAAAGTCGTTTCCAGTGCGGAATCGTCATAGTCCCGGGGGTCCAGGCCCTCCGCGGCGAGGCCGGGGATAACCGTCAACAACGCCTGCGCATCGCCTGGCATCCAGATGGGCGGCGGCAAGACCGGCGCCGGGGGCGGAACCGCTGCATCGGGAAGCGGCGCGATCGGATCGCTAGCGGTCGCGGGGGCCGTTGGCTGAGCGATCGTGGCACGCGGGGTCGGCGCCTGCGCGGCTGGCTGTCCCCAAGCTCCGGCGAGCGGGATCATGCTCGCTGCCGCGAGCGCCATCGTCTTCCAGTTGCTAATCACTTGTCTTCCCCGCATTTTTTCCTGGTGCACGGCCCATTGTGCCTGACGCCAGTCATACCAGCGATGAACGATAGCGGCCAGTCAGGGAATCGCGCGAATCCGACGAATTTCGGTGAGCGGAGTCTTAACCACGGCGTGTTACAGCTAAGCCTTGTCGACTCGGGGCAGGCAAAGGGGCGCAGAGAGTGAAACGGTGGGTGGACGCGCTGAAGCGGTTGATCGACGCTCGCCGGGAGCCACGCCGGACTGCGTCCCAGTACGTCGGGCTGACGGTCGCGGGGAAGGAGCATCAGGTTCCGCTTCTCGATATCTCTCCATCCGGTGCGATGATCGGTTTCGACGATCCAATGGAAGCCGGGGAATCCGTTGTAATCCATGTGCTTGACCGCGAACCGCTTCACGGGCAGGTGCGCTGGTCGCGCGGTGGCCGCGTGGGTATCGGTTTCGATCCGGCGACGAAGCAAGACGGGGAAT
The window above is part of the Sphingomonas sp. HDW15A genome. Proteins encoded here:
- a CDS encoding AI-2E family transporter, whose product is MTKAKGSATGPEQPGPTEFRDPRLAYEVKRAAIWLGMALAIVGVIVLAQPIMLIIGGLVFAVILDGGTRLLGRVMPAPRGIRLTLVTLAGFGFVAWVFYYAGTTLIAQAETLRMVIMEQANRLLAWAQSMGLVDKGQRFDFSNQVLGGVGRLTSAVGSAIGAVTSLLMVVVIGIFVAIEPKLYDRGVAWMLPLENRASFYEISNRVGFTLRRLMAGRLLGMFVEGIGTWLLLWWAGVPMAALLGLLTGLLAFIPNIGALISGVLMVAVGFSAGVEQGLWAIAIYFIVQNVDGYLIMPYVARKTVDLAPALVLGAQLIFGALFGILGLFLADPIVAAIKTTLQELSRTKSGAKTGANSLAEAEAAQRPAARPSSGRRRARPA
- a CDS encoding FKBP-type peptidyl-prolyl cis-trans isomerase, which translates into the protein MSVTQVPMRPLKRGTMAKFWFGILALVGAAVLLAWTGAGAMRGTTTDSGISIRVAEEGRGEPIRAMDGAIIEYEGRLLDGTVFDSTEGRGPAPMIPSQVIPGFGEALQQMREGGSYRVRIPSALAYGATGTPDGKIPPNSDLIFDVTIRQVVRDAALMMGGQPGAAQPQPQPGN
- the rpsU gene encoding 30S ribosomal protein S21, with translation MQIIVRDNNVDQALRALKKKLQREGVYREMKLRRHYEKPSEKRARERAAAIRRARKLERKRLEREGAR
- a CDS encoding PilZ domain-containing protein; this translates as MKRWVDALKRLIDARREPRRTASQYVGLTVAGKEHQVPLLDISPSGAMIGFDDPMEAGESVVIHVLDREPLHGQVRWSRGGRVGIGFDPATKQDGEYEEK
- a CDS encoding murein L,D-transpeptidase catalytic domain family protein → MLRLGAAGAGGLLLSAAGRTADLPGAAQSPFALGRDPLRPVPPLPAAQPTAPAGVNPALFQRAKAALDSRSYIRQRDFVGVADFTLPSAEPRFHVIHMASGQVESFRVAHGSGSDPAHSGFLDHFSNRPGSEATSNGAYMTADTYDGKYGLSMKVHGLDWSNNNAMARAIVIHNAWYAEPEMVAIHGKLGRSQGCFAFSRADHWKVMNRLGSGSLIYADKLA
- a CDS encoding L,D-transpeptidase family protein; translation: MISNWKTMALAAASMIPLAGAWGQPAAQAPTPRATIAQPTAPATASDPIAPLPDAAVPPPAPVLPPPIWMPGDAQALLTVIPGLAAEGLDPRDYDDSALETTLRQGDPMAMSKAATDLYRRIASDLAQGHVRGADRNEWHIKDDKFGEEEQMAYLRRALAEHNIIGSLRALLPTHPQYLSLKAALARADKADTKTVHRIRLNMDRWRWLPKDLGDKYIIVNVPSFHATLVENGATRWKRRAIAGAIKTKTPQISATATGVVINPWWEVPPSIGREVAGKKGYVAVKGKDGKVQRWRQPPGPSNALGKMKFVMPNSEAIYLHDTNARSRFNSEVRALSHGCVRTQDIVDLAKLLLADDNGEWTPEKVDEQIASGKTVTANFVKPLPVYIVYFSAAALNDGTIVRYSDLYNRDDEVIAALLDGPKKGGMQTAAR